A genomic stretch from Styela clava chromosome 5, kaStyClav1.hap1.2, whole genome shotgun sequence includes:
- the LOC120344452 gene encoding uncharacterized protein LOC120344452 isoform X1 codes for MTSESFGLRCHAKMICYQSECKAAVPTSHQTISPTNEKGGGEAKFCIDCPPGVKIEPEIPMSCAGCTDQILDKYYMKVDGRSWHEKCVSCGSCQQPLSDSCFSRNCKLYCKECYKQLQYCYRCSGPISGTELVMRVSTDSYHVSCFSCDYCNRQLNSGDHFHSLEELEKRKICCKICYDIDDVSNLRVTESDSEESLNDNDVFGPGMYPPPASHPFMPSSAPPAYNRQLSDYPPGLPHPHMQGVGIPCGKNGKSPSSSSMLSPSDSKRSKRPRTILTTAQRRKFKASFEISQKPCRKVRETLANETGLTPRVVQVWFQNQRAKMKKIARRQNQGEGGSRRGKRKKDCDSDSENEVPSSPGSYTSAPTPHQQSQYYAPDQYQSPRSLQSTPTQDDPNVPRLFSPVGYHQPGFNHSELQYPEEYDSSSTHHSHIHMNPSPTTSHSPSQLEMHGMLYQRIGGGMLNTSYEHPPLDAMQHDDVDLHRNEAVPMVFHGTINQDPYATQRHQDVVDISRERTLVSASSAGVSNPIDSLMCMQNNFFTSH; via the exons ATGACGTCAGAATCATTTGGTCTTCGATGTCACGCGAAGATGATCTGCTATCAGTCTG AATGCAAGGCCGCTGTCCCGACGAGCCATCAAACAATAAGTCCGACAAATGAAAAAGGGGGAGGAGAAGCAAAATTTTGTATAGACTGCCCTCCAGGGGTGAAGATAGAACCAGAAATCCCGATGTCTTGTGCAGGATGCACTGACCAAATTTTAGACAAATACTATATGAAAGTGGACGGAAGATCTTGGCATGAAA AATGTGTTTCCTGCGGCTCTTGTCAACAACCACTCTCAGATTCCTGTTTTTCGAGAAATTGTAAACTATATTGTAAAGAATGCTATAAACA GCTGCAGTACTGCTATAGGTGCTCAGGACCCATATCTGGGACAGAACTAGTAATGCGTGTCAGCACGGACTCATATCACGTATCATGCTTCTCGTGCGATTACTGCAACAGGCAGTTGAAT AGCGGTGACCATTTCCATTCTCTGGAGGAATtagaaaaacgaaaaatttgtTGCAAAATTTGTTACGACATTGATGACGTAAGCAATTTAAGAGTAACTGAATCCGACTCTGAAGAATCAT tgaaTGACAACGATGTATTTGGGCCAGGGATGTATCCTCCTCCAGCAAGTCATCCATTCATGCCTTCGTCGGCTCCACCAGCGTATAATAGACAATTATCAG ATTATCCTCCCGGCTTACCTCATCCCCACATGCAAGGAGTTGGGATCCCTTGCGGtaaaaacggaaaatcaccgtCGTCATCGTCCATGCTCTCCCCGTCGGACTCCAAACGTTCAAAAAGACCGAGAACAATACTAACAACAGCCCAGAGAAGAAAATTCAAAGCTTCAtttgaaatttcacaaaaaccaTGCAGAAAG GTACGAGAAACATTGGCGAATGAAACAGGACTAACACCAAGAGTCGTGCAAGTGTGGTTTCAAAACCAAAGAGCAAAG ATGAAGAAAATAGCAAGGCGACAAAACCAGGGTGAAGGAGGATCAAGGAGGGGGAAACGGAAGAAGGATTGTGATTCTGATTCTGAAA ATGAGGTTCCATCGAGTCCCGGTTCATATACATCGGCACCGACTCCGCATCAACAATCTCAATATTACGCACCAGATCAATATCAGTCGCCACGTAGCTTGCAATCAACTCCAACTCAAGATGACCCCAATGTTCCAAGACTATTCTCACCAGTGGGATATCACCAACCAG GTTTCAATCATAGCGAGCTCCAATACCCAGAGGAATACGATTCGTCATCGACACATCATTCACATATTCATATGAATCCTTCCCCAACCACTTCACATTCCCCATCACAGCTAGAGATGCACGGAATGCTCTACCAAAGAATAGGTGGTGGAATGCTGAATACTTCATACGAACATCCACCGCTCGACGCTATGCAGCACGATGACGTAGACTTACACAGAAACGAGGCAGTCCCAATGGTTTTCCATGGGACCATTAATCAAGACCCATACGCGACACAGAGACACCAGGATGTGGTCGATATATCTCGGGAGCGCACACTGGTTAGTGCTTCCAGCGCGGGAGTTTCAAATCCAATTGACAGTCTGATGTGCATGCAAAACAATTTCTTCACATCACATTAA
- the LOC120344452 gene encoding uncharacterized protein LOC120344452 isoform X2, with translation MTKMEEDEMTGGECKAAVPTSHQTISPTNEKGGGEAKFCIDCPPGVKIEPEIPMSCAGCTDQILDKYYMKVDGRSWHEKCVSCGSCQQPLSDSCFSRNCKLYCKECYKQLQYCYRCSGPISGTELVMRVSTDSYHVSCFSCDYCNRQLNSGDHFHSLEELEKRKICCKICYDIDDVSNLRVTESDSEESLNDNDVFGPGMYPPPASHPFMPSSAPPAYNRQLSDYPPGLPHPHMQGVGIPCGKNGKSPSSSSMLSPSDSKRSKRPRTILTTAQRRKFKASFEISQKPCRKVRETLANETGLTPRVVQVWFQNQRAKMKKIARRQNQGEGGSRRGKRKKDCDSDSENEVPSSPGSYTSAPTPHQQSQYYAPDQYQSPRSLQSTPTQDDPNVPRLFSPVGYHQPGFNHSELQYPEEYDSSSTHHSHIHMNPSPTTSHSPSQLEMHGMLYQRIGGGMLNTSYEHPPLDAMQHDDVDLHRNEAVPMVFHGTINQDPYATQRHQDVVDISRERTLVSASSAGVSNPIDSLMCMQNNFFTSH, from the exons ATGACAAAAATGGAGGAAGATGAAATGACCGGGGGAG AATGCAAGGCCGCTGTCCCGACGAGCCATCAAACAATAAGTCCGACAAATGAAAAAGGGGGAGGAGAAGCAAAATTTTGTATAGACTGCCCTCCAGGGGTGAAGATAGAACCAGAAATCCCGATGTCTTGTGCAGGATGCACTGACCAAATTTTAGACAAATACTATATGAAAGTGGACGGAAGATCTTGGCATGAAA AATGTGTTTCCTGCGGCTCTTGTCAACAACCACTCTCAGATTCCTGTTTTTCGAGAAATTGTAAACTATATTGTAAAGAATGCTATAAACA GCTGCAGTACTGCTATAGGTGCTCAGGACCCATATCTGGGACAGAACTAGTAATGCGTGTCAGCACGGACTCATATCACGTATCATGCTTCTCGTGCGATTACTGCAACAGGCAGTTGAAT AGCGGTGACCATTTCCATTCTCTGGAGGAATtagaaaaacgaaaaatttgtTGCAAAATTTGTTACGACATTGATGACGTAAGCAATTTAAGAGTAACTGAATCCGACTCTGAAGAATCAT tgaaTGACAACGATGTATTTGGGCCAGGGATGTATCCTCCTCCAGCAAGTCATCCATTCATGCCTTCGTCGGCTCCACCAGCGTATAATAGACAATTATCAG ATTATCCTCCCGGCTTACCTCATCCCCACATGCAAGGAGTTGGGATCCCTTGCGGtaaaaacggaaaatcaccgtCGTCATCGTCCATGCTCTCCCCGTCGGACTCCAAACGTTCAAAAAGACCGAGAACAATACTAACAACAGCCCAGAGAAGAAAATTCAAAGCTTCAtttgaaatttcacaaaaaccaTGCAGAAAG GTACGAGAAACATTGGCGAATGAAACAGGACTAACACCAAGAGTCGTGCAAGTGTGGTTTCAAAACCAAAGAGCAAAG ATGAAGAAAATAGCAAGGCGACAAAACCAGGGTGAAGGAGGATCAAGGAGGGGGAAACGGAAGAAGGATTGTGATTCTGATTCTGAAA ATGAGGTTCCATCGAGTCCCGGTTCATATACATCGGCACCGACTCCGCATCAACAATCTCAATATTACGCACCAGATCAATATCAGTCGCCACGTAGCTTGCAATCAACTCCAACTCAAGATGACCCCAATGTTCCAAGACTATTCTCACCAGTGGGATATCACCAACCAG GTTTCAATCATAGCGAGCTCCAATACCCAGAGGAATACGATTCGTCATCGACACATCATTCACATATTCATATGAATCCTTCCCCAACCACTTCACATTCCCCATCACAGCTAGAGATGCACGGAATGCTCTACCAAAGAATAGGTGGTGGAATGCTGAATACTTCATACGAACATCCACCGCTCGACGCTATGCAGCACGATGACGTAGACTTACACAGAAACGAGGCAGTCCCAATGGTTTTCCATGGGACCATTAATCAAGACCCATACGCGACACAGAGACACCAGGATGTGGTCGATATATCTCGGGAGCGCACACTGGTTAGTGCTTCCAGCGCGGGAGTTTCAAATCCAATTGACAGTCTGATGTGCATGCAAAACAATTTCTTCACATCACATTAA